A part of Pectobacterium cacticida genomic DNA contains:
- the budA gene encoding acetolactate decarboxylase: MKTSIGEQSCEESFASYACDFHQQHEDCVIYQTSLMSGLINGVYDGSRTMAELLEHGDFGLGTFNSLDGELVALNSQIFQLLSDGSARAAKPDQKTPFAVMTFFRPTETIHFDHWTSREEVHRRIDEIVGTDNLFCALRIDGNFRCVETRTVPRQSRPYKPMQEAIEGQPTFHFEHRSGSVIGFRSPAYTQGINVAGYHEHFITDDRQGGGHILNYDVESGTLTFGVIAKLIIDLPQDREFLNADLSSENLNSVIKSVES; this comes from the coding sequence ATGAAAACGAGTATTGGTGAACAATCCTGTGAAGAATCCTTTGCTAGCTATGCTTGTGATTTTCACCAGCAGCACGAAGACTGCGTTATTTATCAAACTTCATTAATGAGTGGGCTAATTAATGGCGTGTATGACGGTAGTCGAACGATGGCTGAGTTACTGGAGCATGGTGATTTTGGATTAGGAACATTTAATAGTTTGGATGGGGAACTGGTTGCATTAAATAGTCAGATTTTTCAATTGTTATCCGATGGTAGTGCGCGGGCGGCAAAGCCAGATCAAAAGACGCCATTTGCGGTCATGACGTTTTTCCGGCCGACGGAAACGATTCATTTCGATCATTGGACCTCGCGCGAAGAGGTGCACCGCCGGATTGATGAAATCGTGGGGACGGATAATCTGTTCTGCGCCTTGCGCATTGATGGGAATTTTCGCTGTGTTGAAACGCGCACGGTCCCCCGGCAAAGTCGGCCTTATAAGCCAATGCAAGAGGCGATTGAAGGGCAACCGACCTTTCATTTTGAACATCGCAGCGGCAGTGTGATTGGATTTCGCAGTCCGGCGTATACCCAGGGAATTAATGTCGCCGGTTATCACGAACATTTCATTACCGACGATCGTCAGGGAGGCGGTCATATCCTTAATTATGATGTCGAATCCGGCACCCTAACGTTTGGCGTAATTGCTAAATTGATCATCGACCTACCTCAGGATCGGGAATTTCTCAATGCCGATCTTTCTTCAGAAAACCTCAACAGCGTAATCAAGTCAGTTGAAAGCTAG
- a CDS encoding DUF1435 domain-containing protein yields the protein MLTAMITACGLWGVSWCMGKHLSSAWGVLLPCALMPLLALLNLNLTHLKVIVAIALLATLVMLVHQRLRHYLLLPSCIAFAGGLAALSIMFNVSAL from the coding sequence ATGCTGACGGCAATGATCACGGCCTGCGGGCTATGGGGTGTGAGTTGGTGCATGGGGAAGCATCTGTCTAGCGCCTGGGGGGTGCTCTTGCCCTGCGCGCTTATGCCATTATTGGCACTACTCAATCTGAATTTGACGCACCTGAAGGTGATTGTCGCCATTGCGCTGTTAGCGACTCTGGTCATGTTGGTTCATCAACGCTTGCGTCACTATTTGCTCCTGCCATCCTGCATTGCATTCGCTGGCGGTTTAGCGGCGTTATCCATTATGTTTAACGTGTCGGCGTTATAA
- the ubiT gene encoding ubiquinone anaerobic biosynthesis accessory factor UbiT, producing MLEKLRAQIVRQGPALLGKPLKFTPFALQRQVLEQMLGWQFRQALEEGDLAFLDNRWLKIEVRDVGLQWFVTLRNGCLMVSPAETPDVSFSADANDLILIAARKEDPDTLFFQRRLRIEGDTELGLYVKNLMDAIELEAMPAPLRIGLLQLANFVEAGLREGAEQTADHAPVSC from the coding sequence TGTGCGTCAGGGGCCGGCCTTATTAGGTAAGCCACTCAAGTTCACCCCTTTTGCGCTACAGCGACAGGTTTTAGAACAGATGCTAGGCTGGCAATTCCGTCAGGCGTTGGAAGAGGGTGATCTGGCATTTCTCGACAACCGCTGGCTTAAAATTGAAGTGCGGGACGTCGGTTTACAGTGGTTTGTGACGTTACGTAATGGTTGCCTGATGGTAAGTCCGGCTGAGACGCCGGATGTCAGTTTCAGTGCAGACGCGAACGATCTGATTTTGATTGCCGCTCGTAAAGAGGATCCTGATACCCTGTTCTTCCAGCGGCGATTGCGTATTGAGGGTGACACCGAGTTGGGGTTATATGTCAAGAACCTGATGGACGCCATCGAGCTGGAAGCCATGCCTGCACCGCTGCGTATTGGCCTGCTGCAACTGGCGAATTTTGTTGAGGCGGGATTACGGGAGGGCGCGGAGCAAACAGCAGATCACGCGCCGGTATCATGCTAG
- a CDS encoding DNA polymerase III subunit psi translates to MESRRDRLLQQLGITQWTLRRPTVLQGEIAVSLPEQVRLVVVSAEPLAGDEPLLADVLRSLALTPDHVYYLTPQQVAMLPDDARCHSWRLGIADTIALQGAQLSSPALSEFYQNADAKRALWQQICEHEHDIFPDASRSSTSL, encoded by the coding sequence ATGGAATCAAGACGCGACAGGCTGCTACAGCAACTGGGAATTACGCAGTGGACGCTGCGTCGCCCGACGGTGTTGCAAGGCGAAATCGCCGTTAGTCTGCCAGAACAGGTGCGCCTGGTGGTCGTTTCCGCTGAACCGCTGGCCGGTGATGAACCGCTGCTGGCTGATGTGCTACGTAGCCTGGCGCTCACGCCGGATCACGTCTATTACCTGACGCCGCAGCAGGTAGCGATGCTGCCGGACGATGCACGCTGCCATAGCTGGCGGCTGGGTATCGCGGACACCATTGCGCTACAGGGGGCTCAGCTTTCCAGCCCTGCGCTTTCCGAATTTTATCAAAATGCCGACGCCAAACGGGCGTTGTGGCAACAGATCTGTGAACATGAACACGATATCTTCCCTGACGCCAGCCGATCTAGCACAAGCCTTTAA
- a CDS encoding GIY-YIG nuclease family protein: protein MLAAPSEHACWYLYILRTVSGSLYTGITTDVSRRLNQHQSGKGAKSLRGKGELTLVFQCLAGDRSSALKLEYRIKQLNKKQKERLIQDQPQTLCISDTRISDAILCINTAMLKDAVGLPNPMKESG, encoded by the coding sequence ATGCTGGCTGCCCCTTCAGAACATGCTTGCTGGTATCTGTATATACTGCGTACCGTCTCCGGTTCGCTATACACCGGAATCACAACGGATGTTAGCCGTCGTCTAAATCAGCATCAATCGGGAAAAGGGGCGAAGTCCCTGCGCGGGAAAGGAGAATTGACACTGGTATTTCAGTGTTTGGCCGGTGACCGCTCAAGCGCACTCAAACTGGAATATCGCATTAAACAGTTGAACAAAAAACAAAAAGAAAGGCTGATACAAGATCAGCCTCAGACACTGTGTATTTCAGACACCCGTATTTCAGACGCTATACTCTGCATTAATACGGCTATGCTTAAGGACGCGGTCGGCTTGCCGAACCCTATGAAAGAAAGCGGTTAA
- a CDS encoding aldo/keto reductase: protein MQQRKLGVNGPVVSAIGLGCMGMSDFYSTAQDEKESIATLHRALELGVTLLDTADMYGPHTNEQLIGRAIKGKREQIFLATKFGIVRDPTDPAARGVCGKPDYIRRAVEGSLTRLGTDVIDLYYQHRIDPTVPIEETVGTLSELVKEGKIRYIGLSEASAATLERAHRVHPITALQSEYSLWTRDMETEILPTCERLGIGFVPYSPLGRGFLTGAIRSRDDLAADDFRRDNPRFSEENFGKNLLLVEKINQLAQEKQITPSQLALAWVLAQGEHIVPIPGTKRRRYLEENVAALDVTLTKEELDAIDAIFPPDAAAGERYGKESMATLNQ, encoded by the coding sequence ATGCAACAGCGGAAATTAGGCGTCAACGGCCCAGTAGTTTCGGCAATTGGACTAGGCTGCATGGGAATGAGTGATTTTTACTCTACCGCACAGGATGAAAAAGAGTCTATCGCCACACTACACCGCGCACTGGAGCTGGGCGTTACCCTGCTGGATACCGCCGATATGTATGGCCCCCACACCAATGAGCAGTTGATCGGCAGGGCGATTAAAGGTAAACGCGAACAAATTTTTCTGGCGACCAAATTCGGCATCGTGCGCGATCCGACCGATCCTGCCGCTCGCGGTGTCTGCGGGAAGCCGGATTATATCCGACGCGCGGTGGAAGGCAGCCTGACGCGGCTCGGTACTGACGTTATCGATCTTTACTATCAGCACCGTATTGACCCGACGGTTCCCATTGAAGAGACGGTTGGCACGCTAAGCGAACTAGTCAAGGAAGGCAAGATTCGTTATATCGGACTGAGTGAGGCCTCTGCCGCTACGCTGGAGCGCGCCCACCGCGTACACCCTATCACAGCGTTACAGAGTGAATATTCTCTGTGGACGCGCGATATGGAAACCGAAATCCTACCTACGTGTGAGCGCTTGGGCATCGGCTTTGTACCCTACAGCCCGCTCGGCCGCGGCTTTCTAACTGGTGCAATTCGCAGCCGTGACGATCTGGCCGCCGACGATTTCCGCCGCGACAACCCACGCTTCTCCGAAGAAAATTTCGGCAAGAATCTGCTGCTGGTGGAGAAAATTAACCAACTGGCGCAGGAAAAACAGATCACGCCATCGCAGCTGGCACTGGCGTGGGTACTTGCACAAGGCGAGCATATCGTGCCGATTCCAGGCACCAAACGCCGTCGCTATCTGGAAGAGAACGTTGCGGCGCTGGATGTCACACTGACAAAAGAGGAACTGGATGCCATTGATGCCATCTTCCCGCCCGATGCCGCAGCAGGTGAACGCTACGGCAAGGAGAGCATGGCGACATTGAATCAGTAA
- a CDS encoding GNAT family N-acetyltransferase → MLVRVEIPVDAAGIDRLLRRTFPTGAEAELVHQLREDGLLTLGVVATNDDGGVVGYAAFSPVMIGGEDRQWVALAPLAVDETLRREGIGEKLVYEGLDALNEFSYTAVVVLGDPAYYSRFGFVPASEHQLHCRWPSSESAFLVYPLADNQVSSEGHSEDGSRLESAGGLVEYAEPFNRFLS, encoded by the coding sequence ATGCTAGTTCGGGTTGAAATCCCCGTCGATGCCGCTGGGATTGACCGCCTATTACGCCGCACGTTCCCAACCGGCGCTGAAGCAGAACTGGTGCATCAGTTACGTGAAGATGGCTTATTGACGCTCGGCGTCGTGGCGACCAATGATGACGGTGGCGTGGTGGGGTATGCAGCATTCAGCCCGGTAATGATCGGCGGAGAAGATCGGCAGTGGGTTGCGCTTGCGCCATTGGCCGTTGATGAAACTCTGCGCCGGGAAGGGATAGGGGAAAAATTGGTTTACGAGGGGCTGGATGCATTAAATGAGTTCAGCTATACCGCCGTCGTGGTATTAGGCGATCCAGCGTACTACTCTCGTTTTGGTTTCGTTCCGGCGAGTGAACACCAGTTACACTGCCGCTGGCCGAGCAGCGAGTCGGCCTTCCTGGTTTATCCATTAGCGGATAATCAGGTGAGCAGTGAAGGACATTCTGAGGATGGGAGCCGGTTAGAAAGTGCGGGTGGCCTGGTTGAATACGCCGAACCGTTTAACCGCTTTCTTTCATAG
- a CDS encoding LysR family transcriptional regulator, translating into MDHIQAMRVFVRIAELGSFSRAAERLALPRATVSNTIKQLEGRLGARLLQRTTRQVQITAEGRIYYERCLQLLAEIEEIDTLFTQQKQQPAGRVRVDMPHSLAREIVIPALGEFYARYPQVTLMLSANDTAINVLREGVDCVLRAWQTDDETLATRHLPSMQQVTCASPDYLARYGMPRSLDQLSGHQMVGYFSLRNEHQYPLEFMSGDACITRMLPSVLQVNGSDAYIAGACAGLGIIQAPWRGLRPFLQSGALVEILPEMPPPAMPLYVMYTPGRFLAPRIRVFIEWLDEIFTRNTKA; encoded by the coding sequence ATGGATCATATTCAGGCGATGCGGGTTTTTGTGCGTATTGCTGAACTGGGCAGCTTCAGTCGCGCAGCGGAGCGGTTGGCGCTACCGCGCGCGACGGTGAGCAACACCATAAAACAGCTAGAAGGGCGACTGGGAGCGCGGTTGCTGCAACGTACCACCCGGCAGGTGCAAATTACCGCTGAAGGACGCATATATTATGAGCGCTGTCTGCAATTGCTCGCGGAAATTGAAGAAATCGACACCCTATTCACACAGCAAAAGCAGCAGCCGGCAGGGCGAGTACGGGTGGATATGCCGCACTCGCTGGCACGAGAAATTGTGATTCCCGCATTGGGGGAATTTTATGCGCGCTATCCGCAAGTGACGCTGATGCTGAGTGCTAATGATACGGCGATTAATGTGCTGCGTGAGGGCGTCGACTGCGTGCTGCGTGCGTGGCAGACGGACGACGAGACGCTCGCGACTCGCCATTTGCCGTCCATGCAGCAGGTCACCTGCGCGTCGCCTGACTATCTGGCGCGCTATGGCATGCCGCGTTCGTTGGATCAATTGTCAGGACACCAAATGGTGGGCTATTTCTCTCTGCGTAATGAACATCAGTATCCATTGGAGTTCATGTCTGGCGATGCCTGTATTACGCGTATGTTACCCAGCGTGTTGCAGGTTAACGGTTCTGATGCATATATCGCGGGAGCATGTGCCGGGCTGGGGATTATTCAGGCGCCGTGGCGCGGCCTACGCCCGTTTTTACAAAGCGGAGCGCTCGTCGAAATTCTGCCGGAAATGCCGCCGCCCGCGATGCCGCTCTACGTGATGTATACACCCGGCCGCTTCCTTGCGCCGAGAATTAGGGTGTTTATCGAATGGCTGGATGAGATCTTTACGCGTAACACTAAAGCGTGA
- the rimI gene encoding ribosomal protein S18-alanine N-acetyltransferase, translating into MNTISSLTPADLAQAFKIEQASHAFPWTEKTFISNQGERYFNLKLSRNGQIVAYAITQVVLDEATLFNIAVHPDHQRQGLGRQLLEHLIGEMEHRGILTLWLEVRASNAQAIALYESLGFNEVSVRRDYYPAARGREDAIIMALPLG; encoded by the coding sequence ATGAACACGATATCTTCCCTGACGCCAGCCGATCTAGCACAAGCCTTTAAAATTGAACAGGCTAGCCACGCCTTTCCCTGGACAGAAAAAACGTTTATCAGCAATCAGGGCGAACGTTATTTCAATCTGAAACTGAGTCGAAATGGGCAGATTGTTGCTTATGCCATCACGCAAGTCGTTCTGGACGAGGCAACGTTATTCAACATCGCCGTACATCCCGACCACCAGCGTCAGGGGCTGGGGCGTCAGTTATTGGAACACCTGATCGGCGAAATGGAACATAGAGGAATTCTCACGCTATGGCTGGAAGTGCGCGCATCAAATGCCCAGGCCATCGCGCTGTATGAAAGTCTCGGATTTAATGAAGTTTCCGTGCGCCGTGATTATTACCCTGCGGCACGCGGTCGGGAAGACGCAATTATCATGGCGCTACCGCTCGGTTAA
- the deoD gene encoding purine-nucleoside phosphorylase, which yields MATPHINAELGDFADVVLMPGDPLRAKYIAENFLENSREVNSVRGMLGFTGAYKGRNISVMGHGMGIPSCSIYTKELITEFGVKKIIRVGSCGAVRSDVKLRDVVIGMGACTDSKVNRIRFKDHDYAAIADFDMVRHAVDAAKARDISVRVGNLFSADLFYTPDPQMFDVMEKYGILGVEMEAAGIYGVAAEFGAKALAICTVSDHIRTGAQTTPEERQNTFNEMIEIALESVLLGDKE from the coding sequence ATGGCTACGCCACATATTAATGCAGAGTTGGGTGATTTTGCGGACGTTGTTCTTATGCCCGGCGATCCGCTGCGGGCTAAATATATTGCAGAAAATTTTCTGGAAAATAGCCGAGAAGTTAATAGCGTGCGGGGAATGTTAGGTTTCACCGGCGCGTACAAAGGCCGGAACATTTCGGTGATGGGGCACGGTATGGGGATCCCCTCCTGCTCTATTTATACCAAAGAATTGATCACCGAATTCGGCGTGAAGAAGATCATTCGCGTGGGCTCCTGCGGCGCGGTGCGAAGCGATGTTAAGCTACGCGACGTGGTGATCGGCATGGGGGCTTGTACGGATTCCAAAGTGAACCGGATACGCTTCAAAGATCATGACTATGCGGCGATTGCCGATTTTGACATGGTGCGCCATGCCGTTGATGCGGCCAAAGCGCGTGATATTTCTGTCCGCGTAGGGAATCTATTCTCCGCCGATCTGTTTTATACCCCAGACCCGCAGATGTTCGACGTAATGGAGAAATACGGCATTCTGGGGGTAGAAATGGAAGCGGCTGGCATCTACGGCGTCGCCGCGGAATTCGGTGCGAAAGCGCTGGCAATCTGTACCGTGTCTGACCATATTCGTACCGGTGCACAAACTACGCCGGAAGAGCGTCAAAACACATTCAATGAGATGATCGAGATCGCGTTGGAATCCGTTCTATTGGGTGATAAAGAATAA
- the deoB gene encoding phosphopentomutase, with amino-acid sequence MRRAYIMVLDSFGIGSSADAERFGDAGADTLGHIAQACAEGRADKGRSGPLRLPNLSRLGLGKAAESSTGTFPLGLDEHAEIIGAYAYASEISSGKDTPSGHWEIAGVPVLFDWGYFKEQENSFPQELLDKLVKRANLPGYLGNCHASGTVILDNLGEEHMKTGKPIFYTSADSVFQIACHEETFGLDNLYALCEIAREELTKGGYNIGRVIARPFIGDKPGHFTRTGNRHDLAVEPPAPTILKKLVEEKGGEVVSVGKIADIYAQVGITKKVKATGIAALFDATLKEMDNAGDNTIVFTNFVDFDSAYGHRRDISGYAAALEYFDRRLPEMLSRVKGDDILILTADHGCDPSWHGTDHTRENVPVLIYGPQVKPGSYGHRETFADIGQTVAAYFGLSPMDYGKSIL; translated from the coding sequence ATGAGAAGAGCATATATTATGGTTCTCGACTCGTTTGGCATTGGCAGCAGCGCGGATGCCGAACGTTTTGGTGACGCAGGTGCGGATACCTTGGGGCATATCGCTCAGGCATGTGCAGAGGGAAGGGCGGATAAAGGGCGCAGTGGCCCGCTGCGTTTGCCGAATCTGAGCCGCTTGGGGTTGGGTAAAGCCGCCGAGAGTTCAACGGGGACATTCCCGTTAGGGCTGGATGAACATGCTGAAATTATTGGCGCTTATGCCTATGCCAGTGAAATCTCTTCGGGTAAAGATACGCCGTCTGGACACTGGGAAATTGCTGGCGTGCCCGTTTTGTTCGACTGGGGCTATTTCAAAGAACAAGAAAACAGTTTTCCGCAAGAACTGCTGGATAAACTGGTAAAACGCGCCAACCTGCCGGGTTACCTGGGCAACTGCCACGCTTCTGGCACCGTCATTCTGGATAATCTGGGGGAAGAGCATATGAAAACCGGCAAACCGATTTTCTACACCTCGGCGGATTCAGTCTTCCAGATTGCCTGTCATGAAGAGACGTTCGGGCTGGATAACCTGTACGCGTTATGCGAGATTGCGCGCGAAGAGTTGACCAAAGGGGGTTATAACATCGGCCGGGTGATCGCTCGTCCATTTATCGGTGATAAACCCGGGCACTTCACGCGTACCGGTAATCGACACGACCTGGCCGTTGAACCGCCAGCGCCGACCATCCTGAAAAAGCTGGTGGAGGAAAAAGGCGGTGAAGTGGTTTCCGTTGGTAAAATTGCGGATATCTACGCGCAGGTCGGCATTACCAAAAAGGTGAAGGCGACCGGCATTGCTGCGTTGTTCGACGCCACGTTGAAGGAAATGGATAACGCGGGCGACAACACGATCGTGTTTACCAACTTCGTGGATTTCGATTCCGCCTACGGCCACCGTCGCGATATTTCGGGCTATGCGGCCGCGCTGGAGTATTTTGACCGTCGCTTACCGGAAATGCTGTCCCGTGTGAAAGGTGATGACATCTTGATTCTGACGGCCGATCACGGCTGCGACCCGAGCTGGCATGGCACCGATCATACGCGCGAGAACGTACCGGTATTGATTTATGGGCCGCAAGTGAAACCGGGGTCATACGGCCACCGTGAAACCTTTGCCGATATCGGGCAGACGGTGGCGGCCTACTTTGGTTTGTCGCCGATGGATTATGGTAAATCGATACTGTAA
- the rsmC gene encoding 16S rRNA (guanine(1207)-N(2))-methyltransferase RsmC, with amino-acid sequence MSALTPASEVILRHSDEFLSRRVLFAGDLQDTLPAQFSAASVRVHCNQYHHWQQMAKPLGDNAQYGLVADAALVADSDTLIYYWPKSKQEAEFQLRNLLSLLPIGAEIFVVGENRSGVRSAESVLSDFVALMKIDSARRCGLYHGRINKQTCFALDDWWDEYETDGVTVKTLPGVFSRDGLDPGSRLLLSTFEPHMKGKVLDIACGAGVLATVLAKQSPKIRLTLSDVSAAAVESSRATLAANGLEGTVIASNVYSDINDRFDIIVSNPPFHDGLQTSLQAAEMLIRGAVTHLPIGGRLRIVANAFLPYPALLDAAFGSHDVLAQTGRFKVYQATVGRPPRTGKGRR; translated from the coding sequence ATGTCCGCATTAACTCCCGCCAGTGAAGTCATACTGCGCCATAGTGACGAATTTCTTTCACGCCGCGTCCTGTTTGCCGGTGATTTGCAGGATACCCTGCCCGCGCAATTCTCGGCGGCATCGGTGCGCGTCCATTGCAACCAATATCACCATTGGCAACAGATGGCAAAGCCGCTTGGGGATAACGCCCAATATGGTTTGGTCGCTGATGCGGCGTTAGTGGCGGATAGTGACACGCTGATTTATTACTGGCCAAAGAGCAAGCAGGAAGCGGAATTCCAACTGCGTAACCTATTGTCACTATTGCCGATCGGCGCAGAGATCTTCGTAGTTGGGGAAAACCGTAGCGGCGTGCGTAGCGCCGAAAGCGTGTTGTCCGATTTTGTGGCGCTGATGAAAATCGACAGTGCGCGCCGCTGTGGGCTGTATCACGGCCGAATTAATAAGCAAACTTGCTTTGCGCTGGATGACTGGTGGGACGAATATGAGACAGACGGCGTAACAGTAAAGACGCTCCCTGGCGTTTTCAGCCGTGATGGCCTCGATCCGGGGAGTCGGCTGCTACTGTCTACGTTTGAGCCGCATATGAAAGGCAAGGTGTTGGATATCGCCTGTGGTGCAGGCGTGCTGGCAACGGTACTGGCGAAACAGTCACCGAAGATCCGCCTGACGCTGAGCGATGTCAGCGCGGCAGCGGTGGAGTCTAGTCGCGCCACGCTAGCGGCGAATGGGCTGGAAGGCACGGTGATTGCGAGTAACGTTTATTCTGATATCAACGATCGCTTCGATATCATCGTATCCAACCCGCCATTCCACGATGGCCTGCAAACGAGCCTGCAAGCCGCAGAAATGTTGATTCGTGGAGCCGTCACCCATCTACCGATTGGCGGGCGATTACGCATTGTCGCTAACGCCTTTCTACCATACCCGGCACTGCTGGATGCGGCATTTGGTAGCCATGACGTGCTGGCGCAGACCGGGCGCTTTAAAGTGTATCAGGCTACGGTAGGTCGCCCGCCGCGCACTGGCAAAGGCCGCCGATAA
- a CDS encoding discoidin domain-containing protein — protein sequence MKKYTLATTLLCGLFSLSAYAVQIMSVTASGYDSDKGHTPANIADGDVKTRWAVNGEGWIQLALDKTQSIENFVLVPFKADERKLKFSVSYSTDGKSWQKLADNLVTSHEAKGGEKFTFPAVNAKFFKLETFGTDVNKWSAINEISFNSAAQVPTQAIK from the coding sequence ATGAAAAAATACACTCTGGCTACGACACTCCTGTGCGGTTTATTCTCTCTCTCCGCTTATGCGGTACAAATAATGTCGGTGACCGCTTCTGGTTACGATTCAGATAAAGGCCACACGCCAGCTAATATCGCCGATGGCGATGTGAAAACGCGTTGGGCAGTAAACGGTGAAGGCTGGATTCAATTAGCACTGGATAAAACGCAATCGATTGAAAACTTTGTCCTGGTGCCTTTTAAGGCGGATGAACGCAAACTGAAGTTCTCGGTTTCCTACTCTACTGACGGTAAATCCTGGCAAAAACTGGCCGACAATCTTGTCACGTCCCATGAGGCTAAGGGCGGTGAGAAATTTACCTTTCCCGCCGTTAACGCCAAATTCTTTAAACTGGAGACCTTCGGCACCGATGTAAACAAATGGAGCGCGATCAACGAGATCAGTTTTAACAGCGCCGCGCAGGTTCCAACTCAGGCGATTAAGTAA
- a CDS encoding LysR family transcriptional regulator, with protein MELRYLRYFVAVAQARHFTRAAEHLGMSQPPLSQQIKKFEQEIGTPLFKRLTRGIEMTEAGQALYEDACRILQLTDSAIARTRSIARGEKGSFNIGFSPSAMFHPTVLTLLHRYCQQHPHVQLLPKEDNPATLIASLRERNIDIVFLRLPCDLSDDINGEILADEPMKLALSAEHELSHKKQVLLGELRQEPLIIFPREVCPGLHDMIIRACYLSGYGARPSPFAPQLTATIGMVAAGFGVTLVPESLACIKVEKVTYHDIGMPGIHTQIAAIWRKHERSAVIVNMIHLIRDHLNH; from the coding sequence ATGGAGCTACGTTATCTGCGCTACTTTGTGGCTGTTGCACAAGCACGGCATTTCACTCGCGCAGCAGAACATTTAGGCATGTCACAGCCGCCGCTCAGCCAGCAAATCAAAAAATTTGAGCAGGAGATCGGCACACCGCTGTTCAAACGGTTGACGCGCGGTATAGAAATGACGGAGGCCGGGCAGGCGCTGTATGAGGATGCGTGTAGGATTTTGCAACTTACCGATTCGGCGATTGCACGGACGAGGAGCATCGCGCGTGGCGAAAAAGGCAGCTTCAACATAGGTTTCTCACCCTCAGCCATGTTTCACCCAACGGTACTGACTTTGCTGCATCGCTATTGTCAGCAACATCCACATGTTCAGTTGCTACCAAAAGAAGATAACCCGGCTACGCTCATCGCCTCACTGCGGGAACGCAATATCGATATCGTATTTTTGCGTTTACCCTGCGATCTTAGCGATGACATTAATGGCGAAATTTTAGCCGATGAACCAATGAAGTTGGCGTTATCCGCTGAACATGAGCTTAGCCATAAAAAACAGGTGTTGCTGGGTGAATTGCGTCAGGAACCGCTGATTATTTTCCCCCGCGAGGTGTGCCCGGGGCTGCACGATATGATCATTCGCGCCTGCTACTTATCGGGATATGGCGCCAGACCAAGCCCCTTTGCCCCACAGTTGACGGCGACTATCGGGATGGTTGCCGCGGGTTTCGGTGTTACTTTGGTGCCGGAGTCACTTGCCTGTATCAAGGTTGAAAAGGTGACCTATCATGACATTGGCATGCCAGGGATCCATACACAAATTGCGGCTATCTGGCGCAAACATGAACGATCGGCAGTCATCGTGAACATGATTCACCTGATACGTGATCACCTGAACCATTAA